The Salvia miltiorrhiza cultivar Shanhuang (shh) chromosome 1, IMPLAD_Smil_shh, whole genome shotgun sequence genome has a window encoding:
- the LOC131005798 gene encoding protein LEAD-SENSITIVE 1-like, with the protein MGLVSHRVEMRHLKAGDHIYSYRSAFLYSHHGIYKGEGQVIHFTSSSSSSVHRREVCSACEMLEHSERSSGVIVSCVECFLKSGSLRRYKYGVKKKSYFMKRRGTCNTAEPGPVEVVLERAESLLAQNGFGDYHVLQNNCEDFATYCKTGQGCSRNGTARRYGQASVLPLGLASRR; encoded by the exons ATGGGTTTGGTTTCTCATCGTGTAGAAATGCGCCACTTGAAAGCCGGTGACCACATTTACTCGTACAGATCAGCCTTCTTATACTCACACCACG GCATATACAAGGGTGAAGGCCAAGTGATTCACTTCACTAGCTCGTCGTCATCTTCTGTTCACCGCAGAGAAGTCTGCTCAGCTTGTGAAATGTTAGAGCATAGTGAACGTAGCAGCGGAGTGATCGTGTCTTGTGTCGAGTGCTTCCTTAAATCGGGATCGCTGCGGCGTTACAAGTACGGCGTTAAGAAGAAGAGCTACTTCATGAAGCGCCGTGGAACTTGTAATACGGCGGAACCTGGTCCGGTCGAGGTTGTCCTGGAGAGGGCAGAGTCACTGCTTGCCCAAAACGGATTCGGAGACTATCACGTGCTGCAAAACAACTGCGAGGACTTCGCCACGTACTGTAAGACCGGACAGGGCTGCAGCCGTAACGGCACGGCCCGTCGGTATGGTCAAGCATCCGTCCTCCCTTTAGGCTTGGCTTCACGCAGGTGA
- the LOC131005797 gene encoding uncharacterized protein LOC131005797, translating into MLALTVSSLFLAVGAIFFIKFLKADGDFTLLSKGKVKREEIEDKVIWITGASRGIGEVLSKQLASLGAKLIISARNEGELERVKKQLTGKHAPDEVVILPLDLSRGEEHLAEAVQKAESLFGGVGVDYVFHNAAFERPKSLALDVTEESLKATFDVNVLGPISLTRLLLPDMLKRGRGHFVVMSSAAGKTPAPGQAVYSASKFAVNGYFHTLRSELCRRGIKVTIVCPGPVKTATTSGTSSSQEKGSSEKRVSSERCAELTIIAASHGLKEAWISYQPVLAVMYLVQYAPTVGYWLMDKIGEKRVAAAAEKGNTYSLGLLFGKKKAS; encoded by the exons ATGTTGGCCCTCACAGTTTCTTCATTATTTCTAGCTGTTGGTGCcattttcttcatcaaattccTCAAAGCCGATG GCGATTTCACGTTGCTGTCCAAAGGAAAAGTGAAGCGCGAAGAAATTGAGGATAAG GTTATTTGGATAACTGGAGCTAGCCGCGGTATTG GGGAAGTGCTTTCTAAACAACTTGCAAGTTTGGGAGCAAAGCTTATCATCTCTGCACGAAACGAAGGGGAACTAGAACGCGTCAAGAAGCAGCTGACTG GAAAACACGCGCCGGATGAGGTAGTAATTCTGCCTTTGGATTTGAGTCGAGGGGAGGAACATCTGGCAGAGGcggtacaaaaagcagaatcACTTTTTGGGGGTGTAGGTGTGGATTACGTATTCCACAATGCAGCCTTTGAGCGCCCT AAATCGCTGGCCTTAGATGTGACAGAAGAAAGTCTCAAG GCGACATTTGATGTCAATGTTCTGGGGCCAATATCTCTTACACGACTCCTGTTGCCTGACATGCTGAAACGGGGCAGAGGACATTTTGTTGTG ATGAGTAGTGCTGCAGGAAAGACCCCTGCACCCGGTCAGGCTGTCTATTCGGCCTCCAAGTTTGCTGTGAATGGCTATTTTCACACACTGAGATCTGAG CTTTGTAGAAGAGGGATCAAGGTAACTATTGTTTGTCCAGGCCCCGTGAAGACCGCTACTACCTCTGGAACAAGTTCCTCTCAAGAGAAGGGCTCTTCTGAG aagCGCGTGTCATCTGAGAGGTGTGCAGAGCTCACAATAATTGCTGCAAGCCATGGTCTGAAGGAAGCATGGATATCATATCAG CCCGTTCTGGCTGTTATGTACCTGGTGCAGTATGCACCAACAGTTGGATACTGGCTCATGGATAAG ATTGGGGAAAAACGAGTAGCAGCTGCAGCTGAGAAGGGGAACACGTACTCGTTGGGCTTGCTTTTCGGGAAAAAGAAGGCATCTTGA
- the LOC131005799 gene encoding uncharacterized protein LOC131005799 — MDEIKRSFDGAVAQQQKLCFSDRVCIVCRHRDYDDFNGYFIFVVDLSELVNGSKGVLHYDILLNYDLSMSVCGLDSTLYFVESLSCSESRKIHILDVETRRQCLKLRAKDLLSLAPMLGPKRLARIASMPRTKKIIVFSSQFQVFLYNPNLADDGFTDEFDEYIDFETYDVGTNTWEKIPPLVILKVYGNGNFMNPSFFLLHGAEKIEIPRNAWDEDFGIYEISRYTLIDEDVFLVQLDCGIMLTLDLKSPSKGWKLYDEGMVTKPSSDQDLFLVEDKIRMPWCASDIRGDRKFGNAVAFPLSLFGEDDMFKVYPCLTITPLEGDQSKGHVCIVQGGVSRKSKYPQMVMDVGNVQAEVVASCRFEVPHRIKDFAPLCMFVCPPKQRMGEIKRSFDGAVAQQQQELCFSDRVCFVCHVFPRHHECDCCADFNGYLICVVDLSELLNGSKKDLQYNILLKYGGLYMSVCGLDSTVYFVESGRCSESRTIHTLDVETKHQGLKLDADDFGSLPPMLGRKHFALIASIPRSKKILVFSSKFRTVCYNPFSIGYDFDGFIDFEMYDVGTNTWEELPPPIIRRHKCNNPSFFLLHGAEETEIPRTARDRDFIMYEISRYTLIDEDVFLVQLSCGVVLTLDLKSPSEGWKLYDEGMVTKSSSDQNLFVVKEKDQMPWCASDIRGDREFGNAVAFPLSSFSEDDPLKGVPYSNITSLESDKAKGHVCVLQGGVSRKSRHPQFVMDVVNAQAEVVASCRFEVPHSIKWFLPMCMFVYHPKQSHTEDQALLHHL; from the exons ATGGACGAGATCAAACGATCCTTTGATGGAGCAGTAGCGCAGCAGCAGAAACTCTGCTTTTCAGATAGGGTATGTATTGTTTGCCGGCATCGTGATTATGATGATTTCAATGGCTACTTTATCTTTGTTGTCGACTTATCCGAATTAGTTAATGGATCTAAGGGGGTTTTACACTACGATATCCTACTCAATTATGATCTTAGCATGTCAGTTTGTGGTCTTGATTCCACActttattttgttgaatctcTTAGTTGCTCCGAGAGTCGGAAAATACACATTCTCGATGTCGAAACCAGACGTCAATGCTTGAAGTTACGCGCTAAAGATTTACTCAGCTTAGCTCCTATGTTGGGTCCCAAACGCTTAGCTCGAATAGCATCAATGCCTCGCACTAAAAAGATTATAGTATTTTCATCTCAGTTCCAAGTGTTTTTGTACAATCCTAATTTGGCTGATGATGGTTTTACTGATGAATTTGATGAATACATTGATTTTGAGACTTATGATGTTGGAACCAATACATGGGAAAAAATACCTCCACTTGTTATCTTAAAAGTCTATGGTAATGGTAACTTTATGAATCCTTCCTTTTTCCTGCTGCACGGGGCCGAGAAAATAGAGATCCCTAGGAATGCTTGGGATGAAGATTTTGGAATATATGAGATTTCTCGTTATACCTTGATCGATGAGGATGTATTTCTGGTGCAACTTGATTGTGGTATAATGCTTACTCTTGATCTCAAGTCTCCCTCCAAAGGCTGGAAACTGTACGATGAAGGTATGGTAACTAAGCCTAGTTCGGATCAAGATTTGTTTCTAGTTGAGGATAAAATCCGAATGCCTTGGTGTGCTTCTGATATTCGAGGCGATAGGAAATTCGGAAATGCTGTTGCATTTCCACTATCGTTATTCGGTGAAGACGATATGTTCAAAGTATATCCTTGTTTAACCATCACTCCTCTAGAGGGTGACCAGTCTAAGGGTCATGTCTGCATTGTGCAAGGTGGAGTTTCTCGGAAGTCGAAGTATCCTCAAATGGTTATGGATGTAGGGAATGTGCAGGCTGAGGTTGTTGCTTCTTGTAGATTTGAGGTGCCGCATAGGATCAAGGATTTCGCACCTCTCTGCATGTTTGTTTGCCCTCCAAAGCAAAG GATGGGTGAGATCAAACGATCATTTGATGGAGCAGtagcgcagcagcagcaggaaCTCTGCTTTTCAGATAGGGTATGTTTTGTTTGCCATGTCTTTCCGCGCCATCATGAATGTGATTGTTGTGCTGATTTCAATGGCTACCTTATCTGTGTTGTCGACTTATCCGAATTACTTAATGGCTCGAAGAAGGATTTACAATACAATATCCTACTCAAATATGGTGGTCTTTACATGTCAGTTTGTGGTCTTGATTCCACAgtttattttgttgaatctgGTCGTTGCTCCGAGAGTCGGACAATACACACTCTTGATGTCGAAACCAAACATCAAGGCTTGAAGTTAGACGCTGATGATTTTGGCAGTTTACCTCCTATGTTGGGCCGCAAACACTTtgctttaatagcatcaatccCTCGCTCTAAAAAGATTCTAGTATTTTCTTCTAAGTTCCGAACTGTTTGTTACAATCCTTTTTCGATTGGTTATGATTTTGAtggattcattgattttgagaTGTATGATGTTGGAACCAATACATGGGAAGAACTACCTCCACCTATTATCCGAAGACATAAATGTAATAACCCTTCATTTTTCCTGCTGCACGGGGCTGAGGAAACAGAGATCCCTCGGACTGCTAGGGATAGAGATTTTATAATGTATGAGATTTCTCGTTATACTTTGATCGATGAGGATGTGTTTCTGGTGCAACTTTCTTGTGGTGTAGTGCTTACTCTTGATCTCAAGTCTCCCTCCGAAGGTTGGAAACTGTACGATGAAGGTATGGTAACTAAGTCTAGTTCAGATCAAAATCTGTTTGTTGTCAAGGAGAAAGACCAAATGCCTTGGTGTGCTTCTGATATTCGAGGAGATCGGGAATTTGGAAATGCTGTTGCGTTTCCACTATCGTCGTTCAGTGAAGATGATCCACTGAAAGGTGTGCCTTATTCAAACATCACTTCTCTGGAGAGTGACAAGGCGAAGGGTCATGTCTGCGTTTTGCAAGGTGGCGTTAGTCGGAAGTCGAGGCATCCTCAATTCGTTATGGATGTAGTGAATGCGCAGGCGGAGGTTGTTGCTTCTTGTAGATTTGAGGTGCCGCATAGCATCAAGTGGTTCTTGCCTATGTGCATGTTTGTTTATCATCCAAAGCAAAG TCACACTGAGGATCAAGCTTTGCTGCATCATCTTTGA